In Oryza brachyantha chromosome 2, ObraRS2, whole genome shotgun sequence, a single window of DNA contains:
- the LOC102715728 gene encoding uncharacterized protein LOC102715728 — MASAGDDDAVAAGIICSLRGADLAGWTPPWWCKQGAAREEGELIWPAVTRGKRSRRRSPAAAGKKGRWARASPASPLDYSGGSGSGSGSAASTSGGEDGAFCSPGHRPAPATTTKVGATGVGRQHLPFLAPSPLRPAGQRARKKLRLPEVQQLVRSLAVENESIREEMRSLQRACAVLSKENDKLEIRLELSSSRNKAATKDLEGKQRPDQQSVGGVFALPDLNIPVQDAADGSAAH; from the exons ATGGCTTCGGCgggggacgacgacgcggtggcggccggcatCATCTGCTCGCTGCGGGGGGCGGACCTGGCCGGGTGGACGCCGCCGTGGTGGTGCAAGCAgggggcggcgagggaggagggggagctgATCTGGCCGGCCGTCACGCGGGGGAAGCGGTCGCGGCGCAGGtctcccgcggcggcggggaagaaGGGGAGGTGGGCCCGGGCTAGCCCGGCCTCGCCGCTGGACTACAgcggcggctccggctccggctccgggtCGGCCGCGTccaccagcggcggcgaggacggcgccTTCTGCTCTCCCGGCCACCgccccgcgccggcgacgacgaccaag GTTGGCGCCACGGGGGTGGGGCGGCAGCATCTGCCCTTCTTAGCGCCGTCGCCTCTACGGCCGGCTGGTCAGCGGGCGCGGAAGAAATTG AGGCTGCCGGAGGTACAGCAGCTGGTGCGGTCTCTTGCAGTGGAGAACGAGAGCATCCGTGAG GAGATGCGTTCTTTGCAGAGAGCTTGTGCGGtgctttcaaaagaaaatgacaagCTTGAG ATAAGATTAGAGCTGTCGAGCTCACGGAACAAAGCGGCTACAAAGGATCTAGAAGGAAAGCAACGGCCTGATCAGCAGTCTGTCGGAGGCGTTTTCGCTCTTCCAGATCTCAACATTCCTGTGCAGGACGCTGCTGATGGATCAGCAGCCCATTGA
- the LOC121053443 gene encoding uncharacterized protein LOC121053443, with product METEASPPSPLSSLRDRLRATVCCCFGSGSGGGGLGDTVAQWRRRVGAPGEFRYDPLSYALNFDEGAAAAADDDDDDEDGDFEAGNHRADGLLYRSFPPPPAAGAVA from the coding sequence ATGGAGACGgaggcctcgccgccgtcgccgctgagCTCGCTGCGGGACAGGCTGAGGGCCACGGTGTGCTGCTGCttcggctccggctccggcggcggtggccttgGCGACACGGTGGCGCagtggcgccgccgcgtcggcgcgCCGGGGGAGTTCCGGTATGACCCGCTCAGCTACGCGCTCAACTTCGacgagggcgccgccgccgccgccgacgacgacgacgacgacgaagacggaGACTTCGAAGCCGGCAACCACCGCGCGGACGGTCTGCTCTACCGGAGtttccccccgccgccggccgccggcgccgtcgcgtaG
- the LOC102704396 gene encoding BRAP2 RING ZnF UBP domain-containing protein 2-like: protein MAGESISLAPSASTSSPATALDSVPFSSGNPRIEEARGVVVLHPDPPAAASVLPAGRKPWVCMPAVPNHLTYADFCSFCGTFLPHMLEMRIVRIDGVEDQYSVLIKFDTQSDTDGFYDNFNGRHFTSLEDDVCRIRFVEEVHYTQLIEHTHSSVTSSAEQPTCPVCLERLDQDPGGILTTICNHSFHCSCISKWTDSSCPVCRYCQQQPEKSMCSICGTSENLWICVICDHVGCGRYKGGHAIAHWKETQHCYSLELETQKVWGYARDSYVHRLIQLKTDGNLFEYNLYGDHSADGMCSTCSGDAGINEALLNSKVVDIVEEYNDLVTSQLEKQRNYYESLLLEVKEDNEKEITAATEKAVGIKVQKSQAKLDKCMEETRFLNDIHENLVKNMEMLRERIQKAKEREQAAIRLKDEKIEKLEEEELRILIAYIERQNTVAEASDSASSDRNEAPDSSRTT, encoded by the exons ATGGCCGGCGAGTCCATATCCCTAGCCCCTTCCGCCTCCACCTCATcgcccgccaccgcgctcGATTCCGTGCCCTTCTCCTCCGGGAACCCACGCATCGAGGAGGcccgcggcgtcgtcgtcctccaccCCgacccacccgccgccgcctccgtgcTTCCG GCGGGGAGGAAGCCGTGGGTGTGCATGCCGGCCGTGCCCAACCACCTCACCTACGCCGACTTCTGCAGCTTCTGCGGCACCTTCCTCCCCCACATGCTCGAGATGCGCATCGTCAG GATTGATGGGGTGGAGGACCAGTACAGCGTTCTTATAAAGTTCGACACTCAGAGCGACACGGATGGCTTCTATGACAACTTTAATGGGAGGCATTTCACATCACTGGAG GATGATGTTTGTCGCATTCGTTTTGTGGAAGAAGTTCACTACACTCAATTGATTGAGCACACGCATAGCTCAGTTACAAGCTCAGCTGAACAACCTACATGCCCAGTATGTCTTG AACGACTTGACCAAGATCCTGGAGGCATTCTTACAACAATATGCAACCATTCTTTCCACTGTTCATGCATATCAAAATGGACAGACTCTTCGTGCCCA GTTTGCAGATATTGTCAACAGCAACCAGAGAAATCCATGTGTTCAATTTGTGGAacatcagaaaatctttggATTTGTGTCATCTGTGACCATGTTGGATGTGGAAG GTACAAAGGTGGCCATGCTATTGCACACTGGAAAGAAACACAACATTGTTATTCACTTGAATTAGAAACACAGAAGGTTTGGGGTTATGCTAGGGACAGCTATGTGCATCGTCTGATTCAATTGAAAACAGATGGGAATCTGTTTGAGTACAATTTATATGGTGATCATTCAGCGGATGGTATGTGTTCGACATGCAGTGGTGATGCAGGGATCAATGAAGCTCTGCTCAACAGTAAAGTGGTTGAT ATTGTTGAAGAGTACAATGATCTCGTCACTTCTCAGcttgaaaaacaaagaaat TACTATGAGTCACTTCTGCTAGAAGTCAAAGAGGACAATGAGAAAGAAATCACTGCTGCTACTGAGAAAGCGGTGGGCATAAAAGTACAAAAGTCACAGGCAAAGCTTGATAAGTGTATGGAAGAGACAAGGTTTCTCAACGAT attcATGAAAATCTTGTAAAAAACATGGAGATGTTGAGAGAGAGGATtcaaaaagcaaaagaaag GGAACAAGCTGCCATTAGATTGAAAGATGAGAAGATTGAGaagctggaggaggaagag CTAAGAATTTTGATAGCCTATATTGAGCGCCAAAATACTGTGGCAGAAGCTTCTGACTCGGCCTCAAGCGATAGAAACGAGGCTCCCGATTCTTCCCGTACAACCTGA
- the LOC107303706 gene encoding BRAP2 RING ZnF UBP domain-containing protein 2 translates to MAIAGETKSLAPSASSASSNVALDSVPFSSGNPLIEEARGVVVLHPDPPAAASSSSVLPVGRKPRVCVPAVPNHLTYADFCHFCAFFLEHMLEMRIVRIDGVEDQYSVLIKFDSQSSTDDFYKHFNGKPFTSLEGNVCHVRFVEDVHYTQLIEHAHSSATSSAEQPTCPVCLERLDQDPGGILTTICNHSFHCSCMSKWTDSSCPVCRYCQQQPEKSTCSICGTLENLWICVICGHVGCGRYKGGHAIEHWKETQHCYSLELETQKVWDYAGDNYVHRLIQSKTDGNLVEYNLYGDHSANGMCSTCSGDAGIGEALLNSKVEDIVEEYNDLVTSQLEKQRNYYESLLLEVKEDTQKQIVAATEKAMGTKVQKLQAKLDKCMEETKFLNDIHESLVENMEMWRERIQKAKEREQAAIRLKDKKIAKLEEELRGLIAHFECQNTVTEASNSISSDMKLEDNSSHTI, encoded by the exons atggcgatcgCCGGCGAAACCAAATCCCTAGCCCCTTCCGCCTCTTCCGCATCGTCCAACGTCGCGCTGGATTCCGTGCCCTTCTCCTCCGGGAACCCACTCATCGAGGAGGcccgcggcgtcgtcgtcctccaccCCgacccacccgccgccgcctcgtcctcgtccgTTCTCCCG GTAGGGCGGAAGCCGCGGGTGTGCGTGCCGGCCGTGCCGAACCACCTGACCTACGCCGACTTCTGCCACTTCTGCGCATTCTTCCTCGAGCACATGCTCGAGATGCGCATCGTCAG GATTGATGGGGTGGAGGACCAGTACAGTGTTCTTATAAAGTTCGACAGCCAGAGTTCCACGGATGACTTCTACAAGCACTTTAATGGGAAGCCGTTCACATCACTGGAG GGTAATGTTTGTCATGTTCGTTTTGTGGAAGACGTCCACTATACACAATTGATTGAGCACGCACATAGCTCAGCTACAAGCTCAGCAGAGCAACCGACCTGCCCAGTGTGTCTTG AACGACTTGACCAAGATCCTGGAGGCATTCTGACGACAATATGCAACCATTCTTTCCACTGTTCGTGCATGTCAAAATGGACAGACTCTTCGTGCCCA GTTTGCAGGTACTGTCAACAACAACCAGAGAAATCCACGTGTTCGATTTGTGGAACATTAGAAAATCTTTGGATCTGTGTAATCTGTGGCCATGTTGGATGTGGAAG GTACAAAGGTGGTCATGCTATTGAACACTGGAAAGAAACACAGCATTGTTATTCACTTGAATTAGAAACACAGAAGGTTTGGGATTATGCTGGAGACAACTATGTGCATCGTCTGATCCAATCGAAAACAGACGGGAATCTGGTTGAGTACAATCTCTATGGTGATCATTCAGCAAATGGTATGTGCTCGACATGCAGTGGTGATGCTGGGATCGGTGAAGCTCTGCTCAACAGTAAAGTGGAAGAT ATTGTTGAAGAGTACAATGATCTCGTGACGTCTCAGcttgaaaaacaaagaaat TACTATGAGTCACTCCTGCTAGAAGTCAAAGAGGATACCCAGAAACAAATTGTTGCGGCTACTGAGAAAGCGATGGGCACAAAAGTACAAAAGTTACAAGCAAAGCTTGATAAGTGCATGGAAGAGACAAAGTTTCTTAACGAT attCATGAAAGCCTTGTAGAAAATATGGAGATGTGGAGAGAGAGGATtcaaaaagcaaaagaaag GGAACAAGCTGCCATTAGATTGAAGGATAAAAAGATTGCgaagctggaggaggag CTAAGAGGTTTGATAGCCCATTTTGAGTGCCAAAATACTGTGACAGAAGCTTCAAACTCTATCTCAAGCGATATGAAACTGGAGGACAACTCTTCCCATACAATCTGA
- the LOC102716006 gene encoding homeobox protein knotted-1-like 2 isoform X1 codes for MAFHYPDHGLAMDPSSAAASSPNPSFSPGGGGGGEREKAAVAAHPLYERLLEAHVACLRVATPVDQLPRIDAQIAARPPPLAAASAAAAAGGPSGGEELDLFMTHYVLLLCSFKEQLQQHVRVHAMEAVMGCWELEQSLQSLTGASPGEGTGATMSDDEDNQVDSEANMFDGNDGSDGMGFGPLMLTEGERSLVERVRHELKNELKQGYKEKLVDIREEILRKRRAGKLPGDTASILKAWWQAHSKWPYPTEDDKARLVQETGLQLKQINNWFINQRKRNWHSNPASSGEKTKKKRNVTGDSGAEQSW; via the exons atggcgttCCACTACCCGGACCACGGCCTCGCCATGGACCCgtcttccgccgccgcgtcctcgcCCAACCCTAGCTTctcccccggcggcggcggcggcggggagagggagaaggcggccgtcgcggcgcaCCCGCTGTACGAGCGCCTGCTGGAGGCGCACGTCGCCtgcctccgcgtcgccacccCGGTCGACCAGCTCCCGCGCATCGACGCGCAGATCGCTGcgaggccgcctcccctcgccgccgcctccgccgccgcggccgctggCGGGCCCTCCGGTGGGGAGGAGCTCGACCTCTTCATG ACGCATTACGTGTTGCTTCTTTGCTCATTCAAGGAACAGCTTCAGCAGCATGTGCGTGTTCATGCAATGGAAGCAGTGATGGGGTGCTGGGAGCTTGAACAGTCTTTGCAAAGTCTAACAG GGGCATCTCCTGGTGAAGGCACTGGAGCGACTATGTCTGATGATGAAGATAACCAAGTGGATAGTGAAGCTAACATGTTTGATGGAAATGATGGGTCAGATGGCATGGGCTTTGGTCCCCTAATGCTGACAGAAGGTGAAAGATCCTTGGTTGAGCGTGTACGTCATGAGCTGAAGAATGAGCTTAAGCAG GGGTACAAAGAAAAGCTTGTTGATATTAGAGAAGAGATTCTTCGCAAGCGGAGAGCTGGTAAACTTCCTGGTGATACTGCATCTATACTGAAAGCTTGGTGGCAAGCTCATTCTAAGTGGCCATACCCAACT GAGGACGACAAGGCTCGCCTAGTGCAGGAAACAGGGTTACAACTGAAGCAGATCAATAACTGGTTCATTAACCAGCGCAAACGAAACTGGCACAGCAACCCAGCATCCTCTGGCGAAAAGACCAAGAAGAAAAG AAACGTTACAGGTGATAGTGGTGCCGAGCAATCATGGTAG
- the LOC102716006 gene encoding homeobox protein knotted-1-like 2 isoform X2: MAFHYPDHGLAMDPSSAAASSPNPSFSPGGGGGGEREKAAVAAHPLYERLLEAHVACLRVATPVDQLPRIDAQIAARPPPLAAASAAAAAGGPSGGEELDLFMTHYVLLLCSFKEQLQQHVRVHAMEAVMGCWELEQSLQSLTGASPGEGTGATMSDDEDNQVDSEANMFDGNDGSDGMGFGPLMLTEGERSLVERVRHELKNELKQGYKEKLVDIREEILRKRRAGKLPGDTASILKAWWQAHSKWPYPTEDDKARLVQETGLQLKQINNWFINQRKRNWHSNPASSGEKTKKKR; encoded by the exons atggcgttCCACTACCCGGACCACGGCCTCGCCATGGACCCgtcttccgccgccgcgtcctcgcCCAACCCTAGCTTctcccccggcggcggcggcggcggggagagggagaaggcggccgtcgcggcgcaCCCGCTGTACGAGCGCCTGCTGGAGGCGCACGTCGCCtgcctccgcgtcgccacccCGGTCGACCAGCTCCCGCGCATCGACGCGCAGATCGCTGcgaggccgcctcccctcgccgccgcctccgccgccgcggccgctggCGGGCCCTCCGGTGGGGAGGAGCTCGACCTCTTCATG ACGCATTACGTGTTGCTTCTTTGCTCATTCAAGGAACAGCTTCAGCAGCATGTGCGTGTTCATGCAATGGAAGCAGTGATGGGGTGCTGGGAGCTTGAACAGTCTTTGCAAAGTCTAACAG GGGCATCTCCTGGTGAAGGCACTGGAGCGACTATGTCTGATGATGAAGATAACCAAGTGGATAGTGAAGCTAACATGTTTGATGGAAATGATGGGTCAGATGGCATGGGCTTTGGTCCCCTAATGCTGACAGAAGGTGAAAGATCCTTGGTTGAGCGTGTACGTCATGAGCTGAAGAATGAGCTTAAGCAG GGGTACAAAGAAAAGCTTGTTGATATTAGAGAAGAGATTCTTCGCAAGCGGAGAGCTGGTAAACTTCCTGGTGATACTGCATCTATACTGAAAGCTTGGTGGCAAGCTCATTCTAAGTGGCCATACCCAACT GAGGACGACAAGGCTCGCCTAGTGCAGGAAACAGGGTTACAACTGAAGCAGATCAATAACTGGTTCATTAACCAGCGCAAACGAAACTGGCACAGCAACCCAGCATCCTCTGGCGAAAAGACCAAGAAGAAAAG GTGA